The Streptomyces sp. RKAG293 genome includes a region encoding these proteins:
- a CDS encoding phosphopantetheine-binding protein: MTRPAIGPESIDDTHSTPSIEDTGERVLTTLRQNTAEVVPELDLSLFTPERTLAELGCNSIDRADIVTMTMETLGIVVPVHEFHQGLDIGTLVEIMRKQL, from the coding sequence GTGACCCGACCGGCCATCGGCCCCGAGAGCATCGACGACACCCACAGCACCCCCAGCATCGAAGACACCGGTGAGCGCGTCCTGACCACCCTGCGGCAGAACACCGCCGAAGTCGTCCCCGAGCTCGACCTTTCCCTGTTCACCCCGGAGCGCACCCTCGCGGAACTGGGCTGCAACAGCATCGACCGCGCCGACATCGTGACGATGACCATGGAGACGCTCGGCATCGTCGTTCCCGTCCACGAGTTCCACCAGGGCCTGGACATCGGCACCCTGGTGGAGATCATGCGGAAGCAGCTGTGA
- a CDS encoding hydroxymethylglutaryl-CoA synthase, protein MNDTAQESRGTFGIEAMDVYGGSASISAQALFAGRGLDPQRFDNVVLNRRAVALPFEDPVTHAVNAARPLLDRIPRRDLDRIELLVTTTESGIDYSKSVATYVHEHLGLGRNCRLLEMKQACYSATGALQLAVGQLAAGISPGAKALIISTDISLADERAQYAEPATGTGAVALLVGDRPRVLAVDLGAFGLYSFETLDSARPLPDLDIADADRSLLAYLECLSHSFADYRTRVEGADFATTFDHLALHTPFSGMVRAGHRRLMRELYGTSPKDIQNDYERRVEPSLNYPGEVGNLFSGSLYLALASLIDHVPLPGQTRVGLFSYGSGCSSEFFSGVLGPDSAAEVGRARIRERLANRAELTFAEYTELLPETLGCLRPVSDRMVDPAGYSAYLDRVVDRPKMLALTGVEGYHRRYEWI, encoded by the coding sequence ATGAACGACACCGCCCAGGAAAGCCGCGGGACCTTCGGCATCGAGGCGATGGACGTCTACGGCGGCTCCGCGTCGATCAGCGCGCAGGCGCTGTTCGCGGGCCGGGGCCTGGACCCGCAGCGGTTCGACAACGTCGTCCTCAACCGCCGTGCGGTGGCCCTGCCCTTCGAGGACCCGGTCACGCACGCGGTCAACGCGGCCCGCCCGCTGCTCGACCGCATCCCGCGCCGTGACCTGGACCGCATCGAACTCCTGGTCACCACAACCGAGTCGGGCATCGACTACAGCAAGTCGGTCGCCACGTACGTGCACGAGCACCTGGGACTCGGCCGCAACTGCCGCCTGCTGGAGATGAAACAAGCCTGCTACTCCGCCACCGGCGCGTTGCAGCTGGCCGTCGGCCAGCTCGCCGCCGGGATCTCCCCGGGGGCCAAGGCCCTGATCATCTCCACCGACATCTCGCTGGCCGACGAGCGCGCCCAGTACGCCGAACCGGCCACCGGCACCGGGGCAGTGGCCCTGCTCGTCGGCGACCGTCCCCGGGTCCTCGCGGTCGATCTCGGCGCCTTCGGGCTCTACAGCTTCGAGACTCTCGACTCGGCCCGGCCGCTGCCCGACCTCGACATCGCGGACGCCGACCGCTCGCTGCTCGCCTACCTGGAGTGCCTCAGCCACAGCTTCGCCGACTACCGGACCCGCGTCGAGGGCGCCGACTTCGCCACCACCTTCGACCATCTGGCGCTGCACACACCGTTCTCCGGCATGGTCAGGGCGGGCCACCGACGGCTGATGCGCGAGCTGTACGGAACCTCGCCCAAGGACATCCAGAACGACTACGAACGGCGCGTCGAGCCGTCGCTCAACTATCCGGGCGAGGTCGGCAACCTCTTCTCCGGCTCCCTCTACCTCGCACTGGCCAGCCTCATCGACCACGTTCCGCTGCCGGGGCAGACGCGGGTGGGTCTGTTCTCCTACGGATCGGGCTGCTCCTCGGAGTTCTTCAGCGGCGTCCTGGGCCCGGATTCGGCGGCCGAGGTCGGGCGGGCCAGGATCCGGGAGCGGCTCGCCAACCGTGCCGAGCTGACCTTCGCCGAGTACACCGAGCTTCTGCCGGAGACCCTCGGCTGCCTGCGCCCGGTCAGTGACCGGATGGTGGACCCCGCCGGATACAGCGCGTATCTCGACCGGGTCGTGGACCGGCCCAAGATGCTCGCGCTGACCGGCGTCGAGGGCTATCACCGTCGCTACGAGTGGATCTGA
- a CDS encoding alpha/beta fold hydrolase has protein sequence MHPRTRTRIHPAPEPASTPAPVAASRPGDIAVIGVSGRYPGAPDLDSFWRNLESGTVSVTEVPADRWDWRPTFDAERGRPQRSYSRWGAFLDGVDRFDPAFFGILARDAAHIDPQERLFLETTWNLLEEAGCLGEHTRETSTGVFVGLMYGTYGQLAATGWPSGKLSGAHSAHWSVANRVSYFFDFQGPSLAIDSACSSSLSAVHLACESIRRGECRTAVAGGVNLVLHPAHHVSLSALNMLSADGTCKVFDARADGIVPGEGVGAVLLKPLERAVADGDRIWGVIKGGSMNAGGKTGGYTVPNPNAQTALIKDVLARAGVEPRTVSYVEAHGTGTSLGDPIEITALAQAFGTGPEDHACAVGSVKANIGHLEGAAGIAGLTKVLLQLRHGKLAPCANLEVDNPRIDFASGPLRPVRRLTDWPAPSAGAAPRRAGISSFGAGGANAHLVVEEYVPPQARPRPEPVHPGPHLFLLSARSPEQLRHHARQVARHLAGSQGEVDALAALAWTSQTGRREFTERLAVVARDTAGLAAELRAFADGGPVRGSATVAGRAGRSASGAADERADAPLRDARTQAPTDTRREQALADLAALWTEGTRIDWRDMWSAHPPQRVSFPTYPFERTRHWLDTGVADPTLGGDRTVAAHRYLLPVHEPTPLSGPEDPPDTVLLLSAEPSVRRATAEAFAARGVRCVHVVPGETFEERDADVFTLVPGDREHFRRLAGALAARDQLPDAIVLACPASPDGDGPPEPGALAADLAAGPYALLWAAAAVLGRGRRVPLRVAVLHGPAERQPQFSALGGMLKSLALEHSTFRAVRVEHDDSGDIGSAAALGALLADETVRVGESVTEVMYRDGVRAVRRLTDRADDPDGPGDDPDRPGGARVQAGGTYLVTGGAGALGLLFAEFLADQQPVNLVLAGRSPLDAEIERRTAALWRGGSTAWYRPTDLRDADDVTGLVDDIRARYGALNGVLHAAGVRHDSRAVRKTVAEAEQVLGPKVAGTLLLDLATRGEPLDFFAVFASLSGETGNLGQTDYAYANAFQLDFAGARERLRRSGARPGRALTIGWPLWADGGMAVDDATRRLFARRWSMVPMRTETGLRVFQEALAGTHTRYLVVEGTAGQEPPDDNPQDPPVAAPAAVPATVTATERTAVEQEQSVEEIPEVSAVPLVEARLRSFAAAYLMVAEDEVDPEAELMDLGFDSISLGELITQINDLYGLDLLPTVLFENPTLGDVAHYLDDRHGEAVRSTHGPTPGIPAAAAATEEEPVTEQDRRPAVLPPAPSVSVHGDVSVRRDVAVIGMAGRLPGSPDLKAFWHHLVAGDDLVTGPPADRAELLAHPDAASMRGGFLEDVGDFDAAFFRISPTEARQMDPQHRIFLETVWRTLEDAGYRPDELGGTATGVFAGVATADYAELVARSGVPMQAHMATGIARSLLANRISHLLDLHGPSETVDTACSSSLVALHRAARAVAEGECSMALAGGVSLQLSPGLFTVFTQAGMLSPSGRCRTFDKDADGYVRGEGAGAVLLKPLDRAEADGDRIIAVIRGSAVNHCGKSPSLTAPNPRAQADVLVRAHQAAGISPSTVTYLETHGTGTRLGDPIEVEGAKDAFARLYAEAGEDVREAPGVAIGSVKTNIGHLEAASGIAGVLKVLLSMVHRTLPAHLHLREPNPYLRLADTPFRINDRTTEWEGAKDENGRRTWRAGVSSFGFGGTNAHVVLEAWNPAVDDPADERTRRQSLPAARFTPQRHWFSEAPRDSADSTAPAPTGERPKVKLAPLAQAAAPAPVLAPVPKPTPPAPPAPSAPPAAAGEGPGEILLAVRGLLANVLGLPVDGVTDDAVFADLGLDSIFRMDVARALNDRYGLDLKGADLYEYDSSGRLAAHVAALAAPAPPAATAAPVVPVVPVASVASVPSVPSGVDEPQEALVRLLTDIVGHDLDRERTFEANGLSSFDMLRVVSALEKNLGTLRKTLLYDRPTVADLTEHLSDVYGAEALARIRVDDPQPHAAEEAPPGPASAPDDGGLAATALLLPRDEALLDPELGPVMARLEAEHGKESGLAGRDIAPLVFVGAERRGFYACSRKGPAMLVWVYTGPGEHFTELAAEYFAYARRHGLRPNLLSLVRLDEIGGAPVTSTPFGALQRIEDVGSFSLKGGRMSRLRYMVKRFERAGTCRTDEYRSGTDPAVDARLALLVDRWAATKQMVNPYVGRVRAELAGGVLDARHRIFLTYVDDTVVNAVVVTKIPSENGYLLDVEFYADDMPLGGLEYAIVAILERLGAEGCEIFSFGASFGGEPGNSPNASEQAERGLAELRSAGVFGGGNYQFKSKFRPVAQPLYLCQPTGNDATEVGDVILMIADPHPTAATAPTPAPMPAALPAPTAVTGHRPEADSPAVARRTAELAAHGHNPIRIAHPRVDVDLLTDSWAERTDPWQRDRLRALADSASSGAADTVGAEAVGGDGATAPWLPFAHAFLTASGRSAEALLCRAWPGRRGLVLHNELFPTWLYNLADEGFDPSTVLRAGGGTGPFTADLDTVALEETLERLGGKVSFVAVETAGNARGGAPLSLGNLRAVAARAAVHQVPLVLDATRLLDNAVLITAHEPGQSGRSPWDVAEEILALAGAVTFSLSKDFGVDAGGLVAVRDRELAVSLDEQLLRRGREPGLSARRSLAVALGDQRAVMDLVRTRVDQVAELQARLEAGGVPLVPGTSAHCVLLDLDRLTRFDGFQHPMQACLAWLYQHTGIRGGPHLSPYGPDTPGTAAGADRPTRQLVRLAVPVGMDRETVLLAADRLVDLVAGPVPGTDLLEIGGPSDALGAARAHYHPAEALPPDVREALAEGRPSGSGTGNFDVLRERAPSAVRHLLRLPDGEVEVFDCGSGPTVLMMPPFNMGGGVFAGQFAGLADRYRMLVVHHPGVGATTSASDISLEGIAGLYRRVLDQLGPAGPVHVVGTSFGGLLAQSFVLAHPGRAASLTLLCSSYKYANRAGEVNRLETIIEEDLDRHAAADVPGFGQRRAEYADVLSRCESMAPHIGLRYLDVFAEQPDLLGRLGDIAVPALIVAGGLDAVVPLKTSHLMHGAIPDARYRELPHAGHFPTVTDSDGVNAVLAEFLGACETRRAQR, from the coding sequence ATCCACCCCCGCACCCGAACCCGCATCCACCCCGCACCCGAACCCGCATCCACCCCCGCACCCGTCGCCGCGAGCCGTCCCGGCGACATCGCCGTCATCGGGGTCAGCGGCCGCTACCCCGGGGCCCCCGACCTGGACAGCTTCTGGCGCAACCTCGAATCCGGCACGGTCAGCGTCACCGAGGTGCCCGCCGACCGCTGGGACTGGCGTCCGACCTTCGATGCCGAGCGCGGCAGGCCGCAGCGCAGCTACAGCCGGTGGGGAGCGTTCCTCGACGGCGTCGACCGCTTCGACCCCGCCTTCTTCGGCATCCTCGCCCGCGACGCCGCGCACATCGACCCGCAGGAGCGGCTGTTCCTGGAGACCACCTGGAACCTCCTGGAAGAGGCGGGGTGCCTCGGGGAGCACACCCGCGAGACGAGCACCGGTGTCTTCGTAGGCCTGATGTACGGAACCTACGGCCAGCTCGCCGCCACCGGATGGCCGAGCGGAAAGCTCTCGGGGGCGCACTCGGCGCACTGGTCCGTCGCCAACCGGGTCTCCTACTTCTTCGACTTCCAGGGCCCCAGCCTCGCGATCGACAGCGCCTGTTCGTCCTCGCTGAGCGCCGTCCACCTCGCCTGTGAGAGCATCCGGCGCGGTGAGTGCCGGACCGCCGTCGCGGGCGGCGTGAACCTCGTCCTGCACCCCGCCCACCATGTGTCGCTGAGCGCGCTCAACATGCTGTCCGCGGACGGTACCTGCAAGGTGTTCGACGCGCGCGCCGACGGCATCGTCCCGGGCGAGGGGGTCGGCGCGGTCCTCCTGAAACCGCTGGAGCGGGCAGTCGCCGACGGCGACCGGATCTGGGGCGTCATCAAGGGCGGCTCGATGAACGCGGGCGGCAAGACCGGCGGTTACACCGTGCCCAACCCCAACGCCCAGACGGCGCTGATCAAGGACGTGCTGGCGAGGGCCGGCGTGGAGCCGCGCACCGTCTCGTACGTCGAGGCCCACGGCACGGGCACCTCGCTGGGCGACCCGATCGAGATCACTGCCCTCGCGCAGGCGTTCGGCACCGGCCCTGAGGACCACGCGTGCGCCGTCGGGTCCGTCAAGGCCAACATCGGTCACCTGGAGGGCGCGGCGGGCATCGCCGGCCTGACGAAGGTGCTGCTCCAGCTACGGCACGGCAAGCTGGCGCCCTGCGCCAACCTGGAGGTCGACAACCCCAGGATCGACTTCGCATCCGGGCCGCTCCGCCCGGTCCGCCGGCTCACCGACTGGCCGGCGCCCTCCGCAGGCGCCGCTCCGCGCCGCGCGGGCATCAGCTCCTTCGGCGCCGGCGGGGCCAACGCCCATCTCGTCGTGGAGGAGTACGTGCCACCACAGGCGCGGCCGCGGCCCGAACCCGTACACCCCGGACCCCACCTGTTCCTGCTGTCGGCCCGGTCCCCGGAGCAACTCCGACACCACGCCCGTCAGGTGGCCCGTCATCTCGCGGGCTCCCAGGGGGAGGTCGACGCGCTGGCCGCGCTCGCCTGGACCAGCCAGACCGGACGCAGGGAGTTCACCGAGCGGCTGGCGGTCGTCGCCCGGGACACCGCAGGACTCGCCGCGGAACTGCGGGCTTTCGCCGACGGCGGACCGGTGCGCGGGTCCGCGACGGTGGCGGGGCGCGCGGGCCGTTCGGCGAGCGGCGCGGCGGACGAGCGCGCCGACGCGCCGCTGCGGGACGCGCGGACGCAGGCGCCGACGGACACGCGCAGGGAGCAGGCCCTCGCCGACCTCGCGGCGCTGTGGACCGAAGGCACCAGGATCGACTGGCGCGACATGTGGTCCGCACACCCTCCGCAGCGCGTTTCCTTCCCCACCTACCCCTTCGAGCGCACCCGGCACTGGCTGGACACCGGCGTGGCGGATCCCACCCTGGGCGGGGACCGGACCGTGGCCGCCCACCGGTATCTGCTCCCGGTCCACGAGCCGACGCCGTTGAGCGGGCCCGAGGACCCGCCGGACACCGTGCTCCTGCTGTCGGCCGAGCCGTCCGTACGCCGGGCGACGGCCGAGGCGTTCGCGGCACGGGGCGTGCGCTGCGTCCACGTGGTCCCCGGCGAAACGTTCGAGGAGCGGGACGCCGACGTGTTCACCCTGGTGCCGGGGGACAGGGAGCACTTCCGGCGGCTGGCCGGTGCGCTCGCCGCCCGCGACCAGCTCCCCGACGCAATCGTGCTCGCCTGCCCCGCATCCCCGGACGGGGATGGCCCGCCCGAGCCGGGGGCGCTCGCCGCCGACCTCGCCGCAGGCCCGTACGCGCTGCTCTGGGCGGCGGCCGCGGTGCTGGGGCGCGGCAGGAGGGTTCCGCTGCGGGTGGCCGTGCTGCACGGTCCGGCAGAGCGGCAGCCGCAGTTCTCGGCGCTCGGCGGCATGCTGAAATCCCTGGCGCTGGAGCACAGCACCTTCCGCGCCGTGCGCGTGGAGCACGACGACAGCGGCGACATCGGCTCCGCCGCCGCGCTCGGCGCCCTGCTCGCCGACGAGACCGTCCGCGTCGGCGAGAGCGTCACGGAGGTGATGTACCGCGATGGCGTGCGCGCCGTCCGGCGGCTGACGGACCGCGCCGACGACCCCGATGGCCCGGGGGACGACCCTGACCGCCCTGGCGGCGCTCGGGTACAGGCCGGCGGCACCTATCTGGTCACCGGCGGAGCGGGCGCGCTCGGGCTGTTGTTCGCCGAGTTCCTGGCGGACCAGCAGCCCGTCAACCTGGTGCTGGCGGGACGTTCACCGCTGGACGCGGAGATCGAACGGCGGACGGCCGCGCTGTGGCGTGGCGGCTCCACGGCCTGGTACCGCCCCACCGACCTGCGCGACGCGGACGACGTCACCGGGCTGGTCGACGACATCCGCGCCCGGTACGGCGCGCTCAACGGCGTCCTGCACGCCGCGGGAGTGCGCCACGACAGCCGGGCCGTCCGCAAGACCGTGGCGGAGGCGGAACAGGTGCTCGGTCCCAAGGTGGCGGGCACGCTCCTGCTCGACCTCGCCACCCGCGGGGAACCGCTCGACTTCTTCGCCGTCTTCGCCTCGCTCTCCGGAGAGACCGGCAACCTGGGCCAGACCGACTACGCCTACGCGAACGCCTTCCAGCTCGACTTCGCCGGTGCCCGCGAGCGGCTCAGGCGCTCCGGAGCCCGGCCGGGCCGCGCCCTCACGATCGGCTGGCCGCTGTGGGCCGACGGCGGTATGGCGGTGGACGACGCCACGCGGCGGCTGTTCGCGCGGCGCTGGTCGATGGTGCCGATGCGTACGGAGACCGGCCTCCGGGTCTTCCAGGAGGCCCTTGCCGGTACGCACACCCGGTACCTGGTCGTGGAAGGCACCGCGGGCCAGGAGCCGCCCGACGACAACCCGCAGGACCCGCCGGTGGCAGCGCCTGCGGCTGTGCCCGCGACAGTGACAGCGACGGAGAGGACGGCCGTGGAACAGGAGCAGAGCGTGGAGGAGATCCCCGAGGTGTCGGCTGTCCCTCTGGTCGAGGCCCGGCTCCGTTCCTTCGCCGCCGCGTACCTGATGGTGGCCGAGGACGAGGTGGACCCGGAGGCCGAGCTGATGGACCTCGGGTTCGACTCGATCTCCCTGGGTGAACTGATCACTCAGATCAACGACCTCTACGGGCTGGATCTGCTGCCCACCGTGCTGTTCGAGAACCCGACCCTGGGCGACGTCGCCCACTATCTCGACGACCGGCACGGCGAAGCGGTCCGGAGCACACACGGCCCGACCCCCGGCATTCCCGCCGCGGCCGCGGCCACCGAGGAGGAGCCGGTGACGGAACAGGACCGCCGCCCGGCGGTCCTGCCCCCGGCTCCGTCCGTCTCCGTACACGGGGACGTCTCCGTACGCAGGGACGTCGCCGTCATCGGCATGGCGGGGCGGCTGCCGGGCTCCCCGGACCTGAAGGCGTTCTGGCACCACCTGGTGGCGGGCGACGACCTGGTCACCGGTCCCCCCGCCGACCGCGCCGAGCTGCTGGCACATCCCGACGCCGCCTCGATGCGGGGCGGCTTCCTGGAGGACGTCGGCGACTTCGACGCCGCGTTCTTCCGCATCTCGCCCACCGAGGCCCGGCAGATGGACCCCCAGCACCGGATCTTCCTGGAGACGGTGTGGCGGACCCTGGAGGACGCCGGCTACCGGCCCGACGAACTGGGCGGGACCGCGACGGGAGTGTTCGCGGGTGTGGCCACTGCGGACTACGCCGAACTCGTCGCCCGCTCGGGCGTCCCGATGCAGGCCCACATGGCGACGGGCATCGCCAGGTCGCTGCTGGCCAACCGGATCTCCCACCTGCTCGACCTGCACGGTCCCAGCGAGACCGTCGACACGGCCTGCTCCAGCTCGCTGGTCGCCCTGCACCGGGCGGCCCGCGCCGTGGCCGAGGGGGAGTGCTCCATGGCCCTGGCCGGAGGCGTCAGCCTCCAGCTCAGCCCGGGGCTGTTCACCGTGTTCACCCAGGCCGGAATGCTCAGCCCCAGCGGACGTTGCCGCACGTTCGACAAGGACGCCGACGGGTACGTACGGGGCGAGGGCGCGGGCGCCGTCCTGCTCAAACCGCTCGACCGGGCGGAGGCGGACGGCGACCGGATCATCGCGGTAATCCGTGGCAGCGCGGTCAACCACTGCGGCAAGTCGCCGTCGCTGACCGCCCCCAACCCGCGCGCCCAGGCGGACGTGCTCGTCCGCGCCCATCAGGCGGCGGGCATCTCGCCGTCCACCGTCACCTACCTCGAAACCCACGGCACCGGCACCCGGCTCGGTGACCCGATCGAGGTCGAGGGTGCGAAGGACGCGTTCGCACGGCTGTACGCCGAGGCGGGGGAGGACGTACGGGAGGCGCCGGGCGTCGCGATCGGCTCGGTGAAGACGAACATCGGCCACCTGGAGGCGGCCTCGGGGATCGCGGGCGTGCTCAAGGTGCTGCTGAGCATGGTGCACCGCACGCTCCCCGCCCATCTGCACCTGCGGGAACCCAATCCGTACCTGCGCCTGGCGGACACCCCGTTCCGGATCAACGACCGGACCACCGAGTGGGAGGGTGCCAAGGACGAGAACGGCCGGCGCACCTGGCGCGCGGGCGTCAGCTCCTTCGGATTCGGCGGGACCAACGCCCATGTGGTGCTTGAGGCGTGGAACCCGGCTGTGGACGACCCGGCGGACGAGCGTACGCGCAGGCAGTCGTTGCCCGCCGCGCGGTTCACGCCCCAACGCCACTGGTTCAGCGAGGCGCCCCGCGACTCCGCGGACTCCACAGCGCCCGCGCCGACGGGTGAGCGACCCAAGGTGAAGCTCGCCCCCCTCGCGCAGGCCGCTGCTCCCGCCCCCGTCCTCGCTCCGGTCCCGAAACCGACGCCGCCCGCACCGCCAGCACCGTCCGCACCCCCCGCAGCGGCCGGGGAAGGCCCGGGGGAGATCCTGCTGGCAGTCCGCGGACTGCTGGCGAACGTCCTGGGCCTGCCCGTGGACGGGGTGACCGATGACGCGGTCTTCGCCGACCTCGGTCTCGACTCCATCTTCCGGATGGACGTGGCCCGCGCCCTCAACGACCGGTACGGGCTCGACCTGAAGGGCGCCGACCTCTACGAGTACGACTCCAGCGGCCGACTGGCCGCCCACGTCGCGGCGCTGGCGGCGCCGGCGCCCCCGGCGGCCACAGCCGCCCCCGTGGTCCCGGTGGTTCCCGTCGCGTCCGTCGCGTCCGTCCCGTCCGTCCCGTCCGGTGTGGACGAACCCCAGGAAGCACTGGTCCGGCTGCTGACGGACATTGTCGGGCACGACCTCGACCGGGAACGCACCTTCGAGGCGAACGGCCTCTCCTCCTTCGACATGCTCCGGGTGGTGAGCGCGCTGGAGAAGAATCTCGGGACCCTGCGCAAGACGCTGCTGTACGACCGGCCCACCGTCGCGGACCTCACCGAGCACTTGAGCGACGTGTACGGCGCGGAGGCGCTGGCCCGGATCCGCGTCGACGATCCGCAACCGCACGCCGCGGAAGAAGCACCTCCCGGCCCCGCTTCCGCTCCCGACGACGGCGGACTCGCAGCCACCGCGCTGCTGCTGCCGCGCGACGAGGCGCTGCTCGACCCGGAACTCGGTCCGGTCATGGCCCGCCTCGAAGCCGAGCACGGCAAGGAGAGCGGCCTCGCCGGCCGCGACATTGCACCCCTCGTCTTCGTGGGGGCGGAGCGGCGCGGCTTCTACGCCTGCTCCCGCAAGGGCCCGGCCATGCTCGTGTGGGTCTACACCGGTCCCGGGGAGCACTTCACGGAGCTGGCCGCCGAATACTTCGCTTACGCGCGGCGTCACGGCCTGCGGCCCAACCTGCTGTCCCTGGTCCGGCTGGACGAGATCGGCGGGGCGCCGGTCACCTCGACACCGTTCGGCGCGCTCCAGCGCATCGAGGACGTCGGCTCCTTCTCCCTCAAGGGCGGGCGGATGAGCCGGTTGAGGTACATGGTCAAGCGGTTCGAGCGGGCCGGTACCTGCCGCACCGACGAATACCGCAGCGGAACCGATCCGGCCGTGGACGCGCGGCTGGCCCTTCTTGTCGACCGCTGGGCTGCCACGAAGCAGATGGTCAACCCGTACGTCGGCAGGGTTCGCGCGGAGCTGGCCGGCGGTGTGCTGGACGCGCGCCACCGGATCTTCCTGACGTACGTGGACGACACGGTCGTGAACGCCGTCGTCGTCACGAAGATCCCGTCGGAGAACGGCTATCTGCTGGACGTGGAGTTCTACGCCGACGATATGCCGCTCGGCGGCCTGGAGTACGCGATCGTGGCGATCCTGGAGCGGCTCGGCGCGGAGGGCTGCGAGATCTTCAGCTTCGGCGCCAGCTTCGGCGGGGAGCCGGGGAACTCGCCCAACGCCTCGGAGCAGGCAGAGCGCGGGCTGGCCGAACTGCGGTCGGCGGGTGTCTTCGGAGGCGGGAACTACCAGTTCAAGAGCAAGTTCCGGCCGGTCGCGCAGCCGCTGTACCTCTGCCAGCCGACAGGCAACGACGCCACCGAGGTGGGAGACGTCATCCTGATGATCGCCGACCCCCACCCCACCGCCGCCACCGCGCCCACCCCGGCGCCCATGCCCGCCGCCCTGCCCGCCCCCACTGCCGTCACCGGTCACCGTCCCGAGGCCGACAGCCCCGCGGTCGCCCGCCGGACCGCCGAGCTCGCCGCCCACGGGCACAATCCGATCCGGATCGCGCACCCCCGCGTCGACGTGGACCTGCTCACCGACTCCTGGGCGGAACGGACCGATCCGTGGCAGCGGGACCGGCTGCGCGCGCTGGCCGACAGCGCGTCGTCCGGCGCGGCGGACACCGTGGGCGCGGAGGCCGTCGGTGGTGACGGCGCCACCGCGCCCTGGCTGCCGTTCGCCCACGCCTTCCTCACCGCGTCGGGCCGTTCCGCGGAAGCGCTGCTGTGCCGGGCCTGGCCGGGTCGGCGCGGTCTGGTACTGCACAACGAACTGTTCCCCACCTGGCTGTACAACCTCGCGGACGAGGGCTTCGACCCGTCCACCGTGCTGCGCGCGGGAGGCGGAACGGGGCCCTTCACCGCGGACCTGGACACGGTGGCCCTGGAGGAGACCCTGGAACGGCTCGGGGGCAAGGTCTCGTTCGTCGCCGTGGAGACCGCGGGCAACGCCCGCGGCGGCGCCCCGCTCTCCCTCGGCAACCTCAGGGCGGTGGCCGCGCGTGCCGCCGTCCACCAGGTACCCCTGGTCCTCGACGCCACCCGGCTGCTGGACAACGCGGTGCTCATCACCGCCCACGAGCCGGGCCAGAGCGGGCGGAGCCCGTGGGACGTCGCCGAGGAGATCCTCGCGCTGGCCGGTGCCGTGACCTTCAGCCTCTCGAAGGACTTCGGCGTCGACGCCGGCGGTCTGGTCGCCGTCCGCGACCGGGAGCTGGCGGTGAGCCTGGACGAGCAGCTGCTGCGGCGGGGGCGCGAACCGGGACTGTCCGCCCGCCGGTCCCTCGCCGTCGCCCTCGGCGACCAGAGGGCCGTCATGGACCTCGTCCGCACCCGGGTGGACCAGGTGGCCGAGCTGCAAGCCCGGCTGGAGGCGGGGGGCGTCCCGCTGGTCCCTGGCACCTCGGCGCACTGCGTGCTGCTCGACCTGGACCGGCTGACCCGCTTCGACGGGTTCCAGCATCCGATGCAGGCGTGTCTGGCCTGGCTGTACCAGCACACCGGCATCCGTGGCGGCCCGCACCTGTCGCCGTACGGTCCTGACACGCCCGGCACCGCCGCCGGGGCCGACCGTCCGACGCGGCAGCTCGTCCGGCTCGCCGTGCCGGTCGGCATGGACCGTGAGACGGTCCTCCTGGCCGCCGACCGGCTCGTGGACCTGGTCGCGGGACCGGTCCCCGGCACCGATCTCCTCGAGATCGGCGGCCCGTCCGACGCGCTGGGAGCGGCCCGCGCCCACTACCACCCGGCCGAGGCGCTGCCGCCGGACGTCCGTGAGGCGCTGGCGGAAGGGCGCCCGAGCGGTTCGGGGACCGGCAACTTCGACGTGCTGCGCGAGCGCGCCCCGTCCGCCGTCCGCCATCTGCTGCGCCTGCCCGACGGCGAGGTGGAGGTCTTCGACTGCGGCAGCGGCCCGACCGTCCTGATGATGCCGCCCTTCAACATGGGCGGCGGAGTCTTCGCGGGCCAGTTCGCCGGCCTGGCCGACCGGTACCGGATGCTCGTGGTGCACCACCCGGGGGTCGGCGCCACGACCAGTGCGAGCGACATCTCGCTGGAAGGCATCGCGGGGTTGTACCGGAGGGTCCTGGACCAGCTGGGGCCGGCCGGTCCGGTGCACGTGGTGGGCACGTCGTTCGGCGGGTTGCTGGCCCAGAGTTTCGTGCTCGCCCATCCCGGGCGCGCCGCCTCCCTGACGCTGCTGTGCAGCTCGTACAAGTACGCCAACCGGGCGGGCGAGGTGAACCGGCTGGAGACCATCATCGAGGAGGACCTCGACCGGCACGCCGCGGCGGACGTTCCCGGCTTTGGGCAGCGCCGCGCGGAGTACGCGGACGTGCTGAGCCGATGCGAAAGCATGGCCCCGCACATCGGGCTGCGCTACCTCGACGTCTTCGCCGAGCAGCCCGACCTGCTCGGCAGGCTCGGGGACATCGCGGTCCCGGCCCTGATCGTCGCCGGGGGCCTGGACGCCGTCGTGCCGCTGAAGACCTCGCACCTGATGCACGGCGCCATCCCGGACGCCCGCTACCGGGAACTGCCCCACGCCGGCCACTTCCCCACCGTGACCGATTCCGACGGGGTGAACGCCGTGCTGGCCGAGTTCCTCGGCGCGTGCGAGACACGGAGGGCACAGCGATGA